TACATTTCAACCACCATCCCAACCTGTCCACCATGTTCTAACATATTCACCGTACAAGCCAATGCCCCCGCCATTGCCGTCACTATCCCTCCCCAACTCCCATTCCCCGCAAACACCGATCCCACCGCCGCAATACCAGTCAACAACGGTCCCGAAACCGCcaaaatcttattaattttcaacGCAATATTCCCCAATTTCATATAATCTTCACTATCTTTCCCTTTTATAACTCGAGCAATTTCTCTCATCTCCGACTCTAATTCCTCATTCCATCCATTACCATTACCGTTACCGTTTCCTTCTCTTCTCGTCTCCGATTTGGTCCACCAAATCGGAGCTTCGAATCTCGAAGGGAATTTGTCAATCATTTTCCCTAATAAAGGAAGTGGAAAAGCTTCATCCAAAGCGAAAACTTTCTCCATTATTGCGTTCACACTAATCGCACTCCGATTACTATGATCGAGAGTCGCGAGTGTGGTTTCGATTCGTTTATAAAGCTGTTTAAACAATCTGGTAGCGTTACGCTGTTCTTCAGCGAGCTGAGAGGGTTGGATTTTGTTGATTATAAGAAGCATTCCGGTAGCAGCAGTGAATAAAAGAGTGGAAGATAGGTTTAAAGCAAGATGAGAAGAATCTCCGGTGGAAGTTGCTGCAACTCCGGCCATAGTGGTGGCGGATAGAATGATCATGTTGGTTGAGTTTAAGAGGAGTTTGTTCCAGTTATCTCGTTGAACGGCGACGTTTTGGTGCATCTCGATTCTTTCTGCTACAGCTTCTAAAATAGCATAGAGTTGGAGGGTTTGATTTGAGTTGGGAGATTTGGGATTGATGAAAGTTTCGTTCTTTTGTGGGGGTTTTCTTCCATTTCCATGGTTGAATTTGAGTTTGTCGACtaagtttgatgaattttgtggtTTGGGGATAATTGGGAGACGAATTGAAGGAATTTTGGGAACAGAAATGGCGGATTTTAGTGTTGTTGAAGGGAAGAGAAGAGATGAATTTTGTAAAGAAGACATGATTATGAAGTTTTGATTTTGGGATCGACGAAGGATGACTGATGGATTTGGGGAAAAtatttatagagataataaggaggaagaggaaggaGTCATGGTTTGTTCATCCGGTCTTGACtttgacaaaataaaatttgagtAGACTCATTCTATTCACTACAAATccttaattttataatatttacaTTGTTTGAACTTCAAACTTTTGTCATGCTGCTCATCAATGTTCTGAAAACTGGACAGGAACACCTGGTTCGACCGGTCGAAATGCTACAGGAAAATTGATTCAAGCTCAGGTTAAAGAATTGTTATTATTGCTTCTGTATATTGGGGGTGGTTACCCATCAACATTTTAGTATTAAGAAAATTTTGGAACCGGTTTCTTTTGAGGGTTAAAAGTCAATTATTATATCGGcgaggagcgtttagcgtttcattcCTAACATTTTAGTATTAATCAGTATTTTGAATGAAGTATTCGCCGTTTGTTTCAGTTTTTCGGAGTAGCGTTTAACGTTTCATTCCAAACCACAGGGAATATATCGTTTGGTTAGGTCTATAaaaccgcagcgtttagcattttctctgaaaCTGCAGCGCTtcggagcttttcacgaaaatgtcctatttggagcttttcataaacaactgttggtagttatttgttattgataaaattatcttttttattttcataaaatatgttttttttaatattatttatatttctacaacatataATTACAGGAAGAATAATGTTTTGTTGCGTTgaataagttttttatttttatttttttattatgtatatatatttttattaatttgtgtaacacattttttattttataataggataagatgcaaaaatacctaggagcaattttatcattAATGTCAATTATACcccctaacgttggcagccaagagcaattttacccctacttaggtaaatttgagaaataattcatcaaattgtcttcttggtcatgaatattgtcatctacacttcacacgtgtgcatcattttatcatcattagTAATAGATtgcaaacataaaaaaaaaatttgttgattaatttaaaacatccATATTAGACATTAATACTCTTAGGTCAAGAGATGGATTAGTCATTAATTGAtaggttttattatttttaatttgactaAATTTGAGTATTTAAACCGCACAAATACGATTTTTATATCTGTGAAACCATTTTCATCTTTTCAAATACATGTTaggagggtgtttgtttcagcttttcggatgagcgtttagcgtttcactccaaaccgcagaaaatatagtgtttggttctaaccgcaacgtttaacattttctctgAAAACTGCATCGTTTtagagcgtttcacgaaaagctcctatttggagcttttcataaacatcTGTTTGTAGTTAGTTGTCATTGACGGAATTATCCTtctatttccacaaaatatgtttattctttaacattatttatatttctacaacataattaccgaaaAAACAAGGTTTTGGGATGTTTGcttcagcttttcggatgagcgtttagcgtttcactccaaaccgcagaaaatatagcgtttggttaggtttctataaccgcaacgtttagcgttttctctggaaactgcagcgttttggagcgtttcacgaaaagctcatatttggagcttttcataaacagctgtttgtagttatttgttattgacaaaattatcttttatttccataaaatatttttcttctttaacattatttatatttctacaacataattactgGAAGAACAAGAtttattgcgttcaataaatttattgttttttatatagattatttttattaatttgtgtaacacattttttattttataataggataaggtgcaaaaatacccctagcatttatagttaggagcaatttttcCATTAActtctaaaatggtgtaattatAACCTTAATGTAGGTAGCCAATAAcaattttaaccctaacattgataagttgggtcagtttgagaaataattcatcaaactgtattattggtcatgaatattgtcatctacacttcacatgtgcatcatttaatcatcattagtaatagatcacaaacatatgattagacgtaaatttaaaaaaaaaatattgtcttttgtacgagttgggtaaaaaaaattcaaatattttaccgaatttatgaatattaaattctaattttattgttaaatcacaaaaagaaatatgaaacctcttttttagaactaactgatatgtgtaattggtgtagaataagaaataaaatatatgtgttttataataataataatatctgaaattgacccaagtTGCCCTTAACCGCCAACGTGATGGGTAAAATAGCAACATTTTAGActttaagaataaaattgctcctaaacGCTATGGGCATTTTTTCACGTTTccccttttataatttctttttttgattaatttaaaacatgtccatattagacattttaaatccgaacagcaacagtttaatataattttaccaaacactagtaattaaacagctgataacaaacaactaacagcttactgcaactgcaaacagctaacagcaaccgcaacagcttactgcaactgcaaacagctaacagcaaccgcaacagctattagctaacagctgaaccaaacaggccctttgttgcgttcaataaattttttattttttatatagaatatttttattaatttgtataacatattttttattttatagtaggataaggtgcaaaaaaaacccaacatttatagctaggagcaattttacccttaacgtctaaaatggtgcaattatactccTAATTTTGGTAGCCAAAAGCaaatttacccataacattgacaagttgggtaatttgagaaataatttatcaaactgtcttcttggttatgaatattgtcatctacacttcacatgtacaCGATTTTattagggtgttgttaaacccagccccaaattcccacccctagccccgtgaaaggacgaaaatgccctttcatgggttttagGGAgggaaatttctattttttttccaatCCGATACGCGGgtgtgtggctatcacgcctcaccgcgtgatCGGGCGTGtagatatcacgcctcaccgtgtggtcgggcgtgatagccccacgcctcaccgcaagGTCGGGCAGTTGGCTATCACGTctgaccacgcggtgaggcgtgtgtctatcacgcccgaccacacggtgaggcgtgatcgccacacgcccgcgtgtcggattggcaaaaaaaatagctttttaaccccgtaaatagttcgttaaacccgtaaatagacCGTTAAaaccgtaaataggccgttaaactcgtaactacagaattgtacttaaaacctaaaaataccatacaatttagtcctaaaatcagtaaaaataatagggtaaattccaaaaaaaaaacccatgtggtttggccgattttcaaaaaacccttgtggtttgttaatacaaaaaaaggactgtggtttgcgccgttacccgaaaaacggaaaatggcttaacggtattaaattgctgacgtggcatgggggtaaaattggaaattcgaattttttttatttttttccctctctctcctcttcttcttcttcctccttcttctctcctcttcttccttcttctctcctcttctcattcttccttcttcttctccttcctccttcttctccttcctccttcttcttccttcttcttctccttcttcttcttcttcttcttcttttctcttcttcttcttccttcttcttcttcttcttctctcctcctccttcttcttccttcttcttctccttcttccttcttctctcctcttcttccttcttcttcttctctcctcctcattcttcttcttcctccttcttcttccttcttttttttcttttttttttaagtttcggaaattttcagatttctggaaaatttccagaaatctggaaaatttccagaaatctggaaattttctagatttccgacggaaatctagaattttccagatttctggattccagaaatctggaaatcggaaaacggaaataaaaaaaagaatagaagaaaaaaaggaggaaggagaaggagagaagaagaagaagaagaagtaagaagaagtagaagaagaagaagtagaagtaggaggaagaagaagaaggaggaggaagaagaaggaggaggagaagagaggaaaaaaataaaaaaaaattcgaatttccaaccttaccccttgccacgtcagcagttttaacaccgttaagccattttccattttttgggtaacggcgcaaaccacagtcctttttttgtattaacaaaccacaagggtttttttggaaatcggccaaaccacaggggtttttttttagaatttatccaaaataatataagttaattaataaatattattaatcacaacatataaaactaatataatctagtccaagcctctctcctttcagcgtatagattctccaagtgacgaacactcggaTGACGAAATAAacgccattgggtggcaatgggaggcactggaaacgtaggatgtaaataaagacgtatgtagtgatgataactccccaaatgacaaatcacaatctctcgctctggtggtcttccatcatccgaacgcatcggcagtatagtgcaacatcctaactgtTGTGTAGTAAAGAGGAATATTACTGCGTTCaatacagatgcagcagcatataagtcatccggactcaccatctagtgggactcaccacaacccgctcctgcccatttaatacgtgtgagggcagcatcaaatCCGTTCTCGTACACTGGCCCATATAGATCACGATTTGCCCGCATCTCAAtctctatgagcactctcatcagcttccactcctcttggttataggtgatggcatcggctaaaacacgaaatccacagttaccatctgctacaacatcatggaatctagtaataaatggtacgatgagaccttgaacctgatgtaaatggtggtaaccggcgatatccgcatcaaatccgactgaaaatattaatatatgaaattcatcaataaaaatatatttactttaacttcaacatatatattaataaaataaaatatacccggcatCTGGCTGTTATGCATATATGAGGATGAGGAACGACCTCGACTAtgactactcctcgaacctgatgaccgtgctcgacctcgttgactgtactcccatgcactcgaATTTCATTTCGTTGATGAAtttccctttggtctacccctaacatTGTCTTTGACTTTAGGTTCTTTGAAGCCACTTTGTTCCGGATTTATCTGATCATGAACGTacatcgatatgctacgcatcattgaaggatctaatttttcaaccttttccataagagagtgaaaaaatcggtgatcctcagacccgtcagcatatactggagcagtaactagtatgtcactcaacccttcaaacgcaagagatctccaaaaaggatggatgcggtcaacacggaccgattcatctatgtcaatatatgttttaatctcacatgcacacggaatgtc
The sequence above is drawn from the Euphorbia lathyris chromosome 6, ddEupLath1.1, whole genome shotgun sequence genome and encodes:
- the LOC136233340 gene encoding probable F-box protein At4g22030 yields the protein MSSLQNSSLLFPSTTLKSAISVPKIPSIRLPIIPKPQNSSNLVDKLKFNHGNGRKPPQKNETFINPKSPNSNQTLQLYAILEAVAERIEMHQNVAVQRDNWNKLLLNSTNMIILSATTMAGVAATSTGDSSHLALNLSSTLLFTAATGMLLIINKIQPSQLAEEQRNATRLFKQLYKRIETTLATLDHSNRSAISVNAIMEKVFALDEAFPLPLLGKMIDKFPSRFEAPIWWTKSETRREGNGNGNGNGWNEELESEMREIARVIKGKDSEDYMKLGNIALKINKILAVSGPLLTGIAAVGSVFAGNGSWGGIVTAMAGALACTVNMLEHGGQVGMVVEMYRNYAGFFSLLEETIESTLDECDVERRENGEIFEMNLSLQLGRSLSELRDLARKSNGRDVDEFASKLF